A genomic window from Archaeoglobus neptunius includes:
- a CDS encoding ribosome assembly factor SBDS produces MVSLEKAVIARLKKGGEEFEVLVDPYLARDLKEGKDINFEELLAAEEVFKDAKKGERASSEELKKVFGTNNIFEIARKIILEGEVQITAEQRKEMLETKRKQIITFISRNTIDPRTNAPHPPSRIERAMEEAKVHIDIFKSVEAQVKDIVKALKPILPMKFEEMEVAVKIPPEYTGKAISALYNFGGVTKEEWQKDGSWICVMRIPSGMYGELMDLLGKVAKGEALTKVLRRIG; encoded by the coding sequence ATGGTATCCCTCGAAAAAGCTGTAATCGCAAGACTCAAGAAGGGTGGAGAGGAATTTGAAGTTCTGGTGGACCCCTATCTTGCGAGAGATTTGAAAGAAGGAAAGGATATAAACTTTGAAGAGCTGCTGGCGGCAGAAGAAGTGTTCAAAGATGCAAAAAAAGGAGAAAGAGCATCATCTGAAGAACTGAAAAAGGTTTTCGGCACGAATAATATTTTTGAGATTGCCAGAAAAATTATTCTGGAAGGAGAAGTCCAGATTACTGCAGAACAGAGAAAAGAGATGCTTGAAACAAAAAGAAAGCAGATTATAACATTTATAAGCAGAAATACAATAGATCCAAGGACTAATGCGCCCCATCCCCCGTCAAGAATAGAGAGAGCCATGGAAGAGGCGAAGGTTCACATTGACATTTTCAAGTCTGTTGAGGCACAGGTAAAGGACATAGTAAAAGCCCTGAAGCCCATACTTCCCATGAAATTTGAGGAAATGGAAGTGGCGGTTAAAATTCCGCCAGAATATACAGGAAAGGCAATTTCTGCCCTTTACAATTTCGGAGGGGTAACCAAGGAGGAATGGCAGAAGGATGGTAGCTGGATCTGCGTAATGCGCATCCCCTCGGGAATGTACGGTGAACTTATGGACCTGCTGGGTAAGGTCGCCAAAGGTGAGGCTCTTACAAAAGTTTTAAGGAGGATAGGATAA
- a CDS encoding vWA domain-containing protein, translating into MADLVVEEKGVSLLMEYLILTAILSVFVVILGLSIHDVLTETQVSRVVENQFADAASQISAYYTDYILLRPSSGYIKTKISVVPKIGDYDYKIQFQEISDRVFIKIRSNSGNFVSYSGLGLDKFVLPGTGEVIKIATSGDILSIEAESEQKKPQIEYTRKEKCPFEVKPRIEFDPNSIEKGGETTLSIYFANPSEITDRVSWNVTLWNGTEIKGDSITDSRHLTVSDLTNCKSVGTYDYECIAEITAWINDSEWMDNGVPICNGSYTQSLFVSEKPQLSNPYLVYDKWVEPKDVSPGETFEVHLKLEGRGFVNQAINLSVSQIIDVSGSMDWDSIYKQFNLSVVPNVIRKTVNTTDYSPNAGKLEIYAYTTDRLSDWYQDINCFSYCDHCTPPPWNGEGFDTSFIKIYVNNNDVGSDYVDGSKIGKSYIENNAQGTYDIEFVARAPEKINLTIVVKFNGTEIINETVPYENKQEMTFELPPTVNFDYVKVTDLPDSIPYWYIDVSGWWWWATYYCDYMDNHNDNNVKMNVWIVSPSGNKDFAYNIVRSWTWDTEYRYLQNNPASGVYRIVVVPTTKEAVNFKATVYVKRIDAAKLAAIEFNNMLGDDDFVGLTKFSTDAERFVVNNSPLKFMTKDKDVVNNDILSLSPYGATDHPDALYYGAYVFPIWNEAGNNCTNCINGTRPLIILLTDGETTICDTNNYFGCNLCSGSCDGSSWCQSGADQTRCIANYLKNNVQINGFNVSICTIGFGTDLSSNGQNLLRDIASTRPDNGEPCYFFATTSDELLNAYRTIFNIFQIAAKNIFIKDTLNVSIGGPFEFISATATSNKGTPISLQVDKLNNKTILKVNITSIQKDETVEIVVKLRVREDAPEGTYGVNVDGINDSYIEYTALDYLGKETGIKKVPIQSDRDTVRIVTSSGGEIKLD; encoded by the coding sequence GTGGCGGACCTGGTTGTTGAAGAAAAAGGTGTCTCACTGCTGATGGAATATCTCATCCTCACTGCAATTTTAAGTGTATTCGTTGTTATTTTGGGTCTGTCCATTCACGATGTCCTCACCGAAACACAGGTTTCAAGAGTTGTTGAGAATCAATTTGCTGATGCAGCATCCCAAATTTCGGCTTACTACACAGACTACATACTCCTGCGACCGTCTTCCGGATACATAAAGACGAAAATATCTGTTGTACCGAAAATAGGAGACTACGACTACAAAATTCAATTTCAGGAGATATCGGACAGAGTTTTCATAAAAATCCGAAGCAACAGTGGCAATTTCGTATCTTACAGTGGACTGGGACTCGATAAATTCGTACTCCCAGGAACTGGAGAGGTTATAAAGATTGCAACATCCGGAGACATTCTCAGTATTGAAGCTGAATCTGAACAGAAGAAACCGCAGATAGAATACACAAGAAAGGAGAAGTGCCCCTTCGAGGTAAAGCCGAGAATTGAGTTCGACCCGAACAGCATTGAGAAGGGAGGAGAAACAACACTGTCAATCTATTTCGCCAATCCTTCAGAAATTACAGATCGCGTCTCGTGGAATGTAACTCTGTGGAACGGTACGGAAATTAAAGGTGACAGCATAACGGATTCCAGACATCTTACGGTTTCCGACTTAACCAACTGCAAGAGTGTGGGTACATACGACTACGAATGCATAGCTGAAATCACAGCCTGGATTAACGACTCCGAATGGATGGATAACGGAGTTCCGATATGTAATGGATCTTACACTCAATCCCTGTTCGTATCAGAGAAGCCGCAGCTATCCAACCCATACCTGGTGTACGACAAGTGGGTTGAACCTAAAGATGTTTCACCAGGAGAGACCTTTGAAGTCCACCTTAAGCTGGAAGGAAGGGGGTTCGTCAATCAGGCGATAAACCTATCTGTGTCGCAGATAATAGATGTTTCTGGAAGTATGGACTGGGATTCAATTTACAAACAATTCAACTTAAGTGTTGTACCGAATGTGATCAGAAAAACCGTAAACACCACAGACTACTCCCCCAATGCCGGTAAACTCGAGATATACGCATATACAACAGACAGACTATCAGACTGGTACCAGGACATTAACTGTTTCAGCTACTGCGACCACTGCACACCCCCACCATGGAACGGTGAGGGTTTCGATACGTCATTCATAAAGATATATGTAAACAACAATGACGTTGGTTCGGACTATGTCGACGGGAGCAAAATTGGGAAATCATACATCGAAAATAACGCGCAGGGAACTTATGATATTGAATTTGTAGCAAGAGCGCCTGAAAAAATCAATCTGACCATTGTTGTAAAGTTCAACGGAACGGAGATTATAAACGAAACTGTCCCTTACGAAAACAAACAGGAAATGACCTTTGAGTTACCGCCCACAGTAAACTTCGATTACGTCAAGGTGACTGATCTCCCCGATTCGATACCATACTGGTACATTGACGTGAGCGGCTGGTGGTGGTGGGCCACCTATTACTGCGATTACATGGACAATCACAACGATAACAACGTCAAAATGAACGTATGGATAGTGAGCCCATCCGGAAACAAGGACTTTGCCTACAACATTGTCAGGTCCTGGACCTGGGATACAGAATACAGATACCTGCAGAACAACCCGGCAAGCGGCGTATACAGGATAGTGGTGGTTCCCACAACCAAAGAGGCTGTAAACTTTAAAGCCACTGTCTACGTCAAAAGAATTGACGCCGCCAAGCTGGCAGCTATTGAATTCAACAACATGCTGGGTGACGATGACTTTGTAGGGCTGACAAAGTTCTCGACTGATGCCGAACGCTTCGTGGTTAACAACTCTCCGCTAAAGTTCATGACGAAAGACAAAGATGTAGTCAATAACGATATTTTAAGCCTATCGCCCTACGGTGCAACAGATCATCCCGATGCATTATACTACGGTGCTTATGTTTTTCCAATCTGGAATGAAGCAGGAAACAACTGCACAAACTGTATTAACGGCACCAGACCGCTCATCATACTGCTAACTGACGGTGAAACAACAATTTGTGATACCAACAATTACTTTGGATGCAACCTGTGTTCGGGATCCTGTGATGGGAGTAGCTGGTGCCAGTCTGGAGCAGACCAGACTCGCTGTATAGCCAATTATCTCAAAAACAACGTACAGATAAACGGATTTAACGTCTCCATATGCACGATCGGTTTTGGAACAGATCTGAGCAGCAACGGTCAGAATCTGCTCCGCGATATCGCATCTACAAGACCTGACAACGGCGAGCCATGCTATTTCTTTGCCACCACATCCGATGAGCTTCTAAATGCATACAGGACCATATTCAATATATTCCAGATCGCAGCCAAAAATATATTCATTAAGGATACCTTAAATGTATCAATCGGCGGTCCCTTTGAATTCATAAGTGCCACCGCAACTTCGAACAAGGGAACCCCCATTAGCCTTCAGGTGGACAAACTGAACAATAAAACGATTCTAAAAGTCAACATAACCTCAATCCAGAAAGATGAAACGGTTGAAATAGTTGTTAAGCTGAGGGTCAGGGAGGACGCCCCGGAGGGAACTTATGGAGTCAATGTTGACGGCATCAACGACTCCTATATAGAATACACCGCCCTGGACTACCTGGGAAAGGAGACCGGAATTAAAAAAGTCCCCATTCAGTCTGACAGAGATACAGTAAGGATAGTAACAAGTTCTGGAGGGGAGATAAAACTTGACTGA
- a CDS encoding 30S ribosomal protein S13 produces MTFKHIVRIADTDLDGNKSLMFALTGIKGIGLRAARCIVNELGVDGRAKLGELDDETIEKVKKFVEEQIESLPSWLLNRRKDPYSGNDLHLLSKDVDFARMLDIERMIKMKCYRGVRHAKGKKVRGQRTRSTGRFGRTVGVVRRKR; encoded by the coding sequence ATGACGTTCAAGCATATCGTGAGAATTGCGGATACGGATCTTGACGGGAATAAGAGTTTGATGTTCGCTCTGACCGGGATAAAAGGTATTGGATTGAGGGCAGCGAGATGCATAGTCAACGAACTGGGAGTGGATGGCAGAGCAAAACTCGGAGAGCTCGATGATGAAACCATCGAGAAAGTGAAAAAGTTTGTGGAGGAGCAGATAGAATCTTTGCCGTCGTGGCTCCTCAACAGAAGGAAGGACCCTTATTCAGGAAATGATCTCCATCTGCTGTCAAAGGATGTCGACTTCGCCAGAATGCTGGATATTGAAAGGATGATAAAGATGAAGTGCTATCGTGGAGTGAGGCATGCAAAGGGCAAAAAGGTCAGAGGGCAGAGAACAAGATCAACCGGTAGATTTGGAAGGACCGTTGGTGTTGTTAGGAGGAAGAGGTGA
- a CDS encoding DUF7287 family protein, translating into MDREGKLSLDLLIGLSIFLFTFIFVANFLPGVFADVRHEISLGSNSYRVASLLVEDPGYPLDWEYRINTSNCNSKEFRPGLARFDTTTRYNNLNRTKVEKFFELIANNTCREETRKYLGLDLSNVSWEKYKFNVSLQNLSDAIVFQGGDKIPESGQIVMFERLVYLDNCTGLSCDLIADRCVCKLEVKVWI; encoded by the coding sequence ATGGACAGAGAGGGCAAACTTAGCCTGGACTTGCTGATAGGTTTATCCATTTTCCTCTTCACGTTTATATTTGTAGCCAATTTTCTCCCGGGTGTATTTGCAGACGTGAGACACGAAATATCGCTGGGAAGTAACTCATACAGAGTAGCTTCCCTTCTGGTTGAAGATCCCGGATACCCGCTGGACTGGGAATATAGAATAAATACCTCCAATTGCAACAGTAAGGAATTTCGTCCGGGTCTGGCCAGGTTTGACACAACCACCAGATACAACAACCTTAACAGGACGAAGGTGGAAAAATTTTTTGAGTTAATTGCCAACAATACATGCAGAGAAGAAACCAGAAAATATCTGGGACTGGATCTTTCTAATGTTTCATGGGAGAAATACAAATTTAATGTAAGCCTGCAGAACCTGTCAGATGCCATTGTTTTTCAGGGTGGAGATAAGATTCCCGAATCGGGACAGATAGTGATGTTCGAGAGACTCGTCTATCTGGATAACTGCACAGGTTTGAGCTGCGATTTGATCGCAGACAGATGTGTATGCAAACTTGAGGTGAAAGTATGGATCTGA
- the rrp41 gene encoding exosome complex exonuclease Rrp41: MSEPEKLIVDGLRLDGRKFDELRPIKIEANVLKRADGSCYLEMGKNKVIAAVYGPREVHPRHLQDPSRAVIRYRYNMAPFSVEERKRPGPDRRSIEISKVSKEVFEAVIMKELFPRSAIDIFVEVLQADAGSRTACLNAASVALVDAGVPMKGIVTSVAVGKADGQLVLDPMKEEDNYGEADLPFAFLIRSGKIESIALLQMDGCMTREEVRQAVELAKKGALRIYKMQRDAILKRYLEAEEEMEEIAEGREDA, from the coding sequence ATGTCGGAACCTGAAAAGTTAATTGTAGATGGTCTGCGTCTTGATGGCAGGAAGTTTGATGAGCTCAGGCCCATTAAGATAGAGGCCAATGTTTTAAAGAGAGCTGACGGGTCATGCTACCTTGAAATGGGTAAAAACAAGGTGATAGCTGCTGTGTATGGGCCAAGGGAGGTGCATCCAAGACACCTTCAGGACCCGAGCAGGGCAGTGATCAGATACCGTTACAATATGGCCCCTTTTAGTGTTGAGGAGAGAAAAAGGCCTGGGCCGGATAGAAGAAGCATAGAGATTTCAAAAGTGAGTAAAGAAGTTTTTGAAGCGGTTATAATGAAGGAACTGTTTCCCAGAAGTGCGATCGACATATTCGTTGAAGTCCTGCAGGCTGATGCAGGAAGCAGGACGGCATGCCTTAATGCAGCAAGCGTCGCCCTTGTTGACGCTGGAGTACCGATGAAGGGGATAGTAACATCGGTTGCTGTCGGGAAGGCAGATGGTCAGCTTGTTCTGGATCCCATGAAGGAGGAGGACAATTACGGCGAGGCAGATTTGCCGTTCGCATTTCTGATCAGAAGCGGTAAAATCGAGTCGATTGCTCTGCTTCAAATGGATGGATGTATGACCAGGGAAGAGGTCAGACAGGCGGTAGAGCTGGCAAAGAAGGGAGCGTTGAGAATATACAAAATGCAGAGAGATGCAATACTCAAGAGATACCTTGAAGCAGAAGAGGAGATGGAAGAAATAGCGGAGGGAAGAGAAGATGCCTGA
- a CDS encoding Rpp14/Pop5 family protein, protein MKGLPSSLRSRKRYIAFRIIAEREVDERSLSRAVMESMVSLFGECFAAGSGLRLEYFDGSKGILRCYHNALEKVMMAFTLLDKIGDVRVIPLTIGVSGTIKKCKRKYLEV, encoded by the coding sequence GTGAAGGGATTACCATCATCACTTAGAAGCAGAAAAAGATATATTGCCTTCAGGATTATAGCTGAGAGGGAAGTTGACGAGAGGTCACTTTCAAGAGCAGTGATGGAGTCGATGGTCTCACTGTTCGGCGAGTGCTTTGCAGCGGGAAGTGGACTGAGGCTTGAATATTTCGATGGCAGCAAGGGAATCCTGAGATGCTACCACAACGCGCTTGAAAAAGTGATGATGGCATTCACGCTGCTCGATAAAATTGGAGATGTCAGAGTAATTCCGCTGACAATAGGTGTCAGCGGAACGATAAAAAAATGTAAAAGGAAATATTTGGAGGTGTAA
- the rpsD gene encoding 30S ribosomal protein S4: MGDPKRHRKKYSTPTHPWDKARLEKEVQLVVKYGLRNKRELWRFQNLLRKYRRVARDLLAEIGLPGKEGEIAKAKAQTVIKKLHKMGILPENATLDDILNLSVEDFLERRLQTMVYRQGIAKTIKQARQFITHGHIAVDGRKVTSPSFIVTKDLESKISLYKNSPLAKSSEVV, encoded by the coding sequence ATGGGCGATCCAAAAAGACACCGGAAAAAGTACAGCACTCCGACCCATCCATGGGATAAGGCAAGGTTGGAGAAGGAAGTCCAGCTTGTTGTCAAGTATGGTCTTAGAAACAAGAGAGAGCTATGGAGATTCCAGAATCTGCTGAGAAAATACAGAAGAGTTGCGAGAGATTTGCTGGCAGAAATCGGTCTTCCGGGCAAGGAGGGTGAAATAGCAAAGGCGAAGGCCCAGACGGTAATAAAAAAGCTGCACAAGATGGGTATACTTCCTGAAAATGCCACTCTTGATGACATTCTGAATCTCTCTGTTGAGGATTTCCTTGAGAGAAGATTGCAGACAATGGTTTACAGGCAGGGAATTGCAAAAACGATCAAGCAGGCCAGACAGTTCATAACCCATGGTCATATTGCTGTAGATGGAAGAAAGGTGACATCTCCGAGCTTCATCGTTACAAAGGACCTTGAAAGTAAAATTTCATTGTATAAAAACTCTCCACTTGCAAAATCGTCTGAGGTGGTCTGA
- a CDS encoding DNA-directed RNA polymerase subunit D — translation MRPEIEFLEESEFKVKFILKNASPALANSFRRAMKAHVPALAVDYVDFYLNSSYLYDEVIAHRLGMLPIKTDLERFSMQDKCVCGGEGCPNCQISFRLNVEGPKVVYSGDFISDDPEIVFAMDNIPVLELFKGQQLMLEAVARLGTGREHAKFQPVSICAYKIIPEIEINENCNGCRDCIETCPRGVFDIEGDKVRVRDVMSCSMCMECVEICEQNAIAVRETNNFLFTVEGTGALPVKTVMKKALEILRSKAEEMNKIIEEIVH, via the coding sequence ATGAGGCCTGAAATCGAGTTTTTGGAAGAGAGCGAATTCAAGGTAAAATTTATTTTAAAGAACGCCTCACCAGCTTTGGCAAACTCATTCAGGAGGGCAATGAAGGCACATGTGCCTGCTCTCGCTGTTGATTACGTGGATTTCTATCTGAACTCCAGCTACCTCTACGATGAAGTTATAGCACATCGTCTGGGGATGTTGCCGATAAAAACGGATCTTGAAAGGTTCAGCATGCAGGACAAGTGCGTCTGTGGTGGCGAAGGATGCCCAAACTGTCAGATCTCATTCAGACTGAATGTCGAAGGTCCCAAAGTCGTGTATTCGGGAGACTTCATAAGTGATGATCCTGAGATAGTATTTGCAATGGACAACATACCCGTTCTTGAGCTCTTCAAGGGTCAGCAGTTGATGCTCGAGGCTGTTGCGAGATTGGGGACAGGGAGAGAGCATGCGAAGTTCCAGCCAGTTTCTATCTGTGCATACAAGATTATACCAGAAATCGAAATAAACGAAAATTGCAATGGATGCAGAGACTGTATCGAAACCTGCCCAAGAGGTGTATTTGATATTGAAGGAGACAAAGTAAGAGTAAGGGACGTTATGAGCTGCTCCATGTGCATGGAATGTGTCGAGATCTGCGAACAGAATGCAATAGCGGTTAGAGAGACGAACAACTTTCTGTTCACCGTGGAGGGCACAGGAGCTCTTCCCGTCAAAACAGTGATGAAAAAGGCCCTTGAAATTCTGAGATCAAAAGCAGAAGAGATGAATAAAATAATAGAGGAAATAGTACATTAG
- the psmA gene encoding archaeal proteasome endopeptidase complex subunit alpha: MHLPQMGYDRAITVFSPDGRLFQVEYAREAVKRGATAIGIKCKDGVILIADKRVGSKLLEADTIEKIYKIDEHICAATSGLVADARVLIDRARIEAQINRLTYDELITVKELAKRICDFKQQYTQFGGVRPFGVSLLIAGVDDVPKLYETDPSGALLEYKATAIGMGRNAVIEHFEKEYDPEMSFDDALVMGLIAMGKAIESEISAENIEVGYVRTEDRKFKEMTVEELKPYVDRANERLTEELKK; encoded by the coding sequence ATGCATTTACCCCAGATGGGATATGATAGAGCAATTACAGTCTTCAGCCCGGATGGAAGACTGTTTCAGGTGGAATATGCAAGAGAGGCAGTCAAAAGGGGAGCTACGGCGATTGGTATTAAATGCAAAGACGGAGTCATACTGATTGCAGACAAGAGAGTCGGCAGCAAGCTTCTTGAGGCCGATACGATAGAGAAAATTTACAAAATAGATGAGCACATCTGTGCCGCCACATCAGGTCTGGTGGCAGATGCTCGAGTACTGATAGACAGAGCGAGAATTGAGGCTCAGATTAACCGTCTGACGTACGACGAACTCATAACTGTTAAGGAACTGGCAAAGAGAATCTGCGATTTCAAGCAACAGTACACGCAGTTTGGAGGAGTCAGACCGTTTGGTGTTTCTCTGCTTATTGCAGGCGTTGATGACGTTCCCAAACTGTACGAGACAGACCCGAGTGGGGCTTTACTGGAGTACAAAGCCACAGCTATTGGAATGGGCAGAAATGCTGTAATTGAACACTTCGAAAAAGAGTATGACCCAGAGATGAGTTTTGATGACGCTCTCGTTATGGGTCTGATTGCGATGGGGAAAGCGATAGAATCCGAGATATCGGCAGAAAATATCGAAGTTGGATATGTAAGAACTGAAGACAGAAAATTCAAAGAGATGACTGTGGAAGAACTGAAACCGTATGTCGACAGGGCAAATGAAAGATTGACGGAAGAGTTGAAGAAGTAA
- the rrp42 gene encoding exosome complex protein Rrp42 yields MPEDILIDIKRDYVLSKLRDGGRIDGRAFNEFRKVEIIPNIVEKAEGSALVKLGNTQVVVGVKMQPGEPYPDTPDKGVIIVNAELVPLASPTFEPGPPDEGSIELARVVDRGIRESGAVDLSKLVIEEGEKVWIIFVDIHALDDDGNLLDASALGAIAALLNTRVPAERFELGEDFLLPVRDLPVSVTSLIVNNRYLVDPCREEMSVGKNTLTISTDQDDNVVAMQKSGGYLLSEQLFDELLDVSIECAKKLREKLKEI; encoded by the coding sequence ATGCCTGAAGACATACTTATCGACATTAAGAGAGACTACGTGCTCTCAAAGCTGAGAGATGGGGGAAGAATTGATGGTAGAGCCTTCAATGAATTCAGGAAAGTGGAGATCATTCCAAACATCGTGGAGAAGGCGGAGGGTTCGGCTCTGGTAAAACTCGGAAACACCCAGGTTGTTGTGGGAGTCAAAATGCAGCCTGGGGAACCGTATCCCGATACGCCCGATAAAGGAGTTATCATCGTAAACGCTGAACTTGTGCCACTCGCATCCCCCACCTTCGAGCCCGGTCCTCCTGACGAGGGATCTATCGAGCTTGCCAGGGTTGTGGACAGAGGTATCAGAGAAAGTGGAGCAGTGGATCTCTCAAAACTGGTAATCGAGGAAGGAGAGAAGGTGTGGATAATTTTCGTTGACATTCACGCCCTTGATGATGACGGAAATCTGCTTGACGCATCTGCTCTGGGTGCTATAGCCGCACTGCTGAACACCAGGGTGCCTGCTGAGAGATTCGAGCTTGGAGAGGACTTTCTGCTTCCTGTAAGGGATCTACCCGTTTCTGTCACCTCACTAATTGTCAACAACCGATACCTCGTGGATCCGTGCAGAGAGGAGATGAGCGTTGGCAAAAATACGCTGACGATATCAACGGATCAGGATGACAACGTTGTTGCTATGCAGAAAAGCGGTGGATACTTGCTCAGCGAGCAGCTTTTTGATGAGCTCCTGGACGTAAGCATAGAATGTGCGAAAAAGCTGAGAGAGAAGTTGAAAGAGATTTAA
- a CDS encoding 30S ribosomal protein S11: MAEKKKGGKWGIAHIFSSYNNTIITITDITGSETITRISGGMIVKADRDEGNPYTAMQAALRAAAIAKEKGIEGVHIKVRAPGGNKHTTPGPGAQAAIRALARAGLKIGRIEDVTPIPHDGTRPPGGKRGRRV, translated from the coding sequence ATGGCGGAGAAGAAGAAAGGTGGGAAATGGGGGATTGCACACATTTTTTCCTCCTACAACAACACAATCATCACCATAACCGATATAACAGGGAGTGAGACCATAACCAGGATAAGCGGTGGAATGATCGTTAAGGCAGACAGGGATGAAGGAAATCCCTACACAGCAATGCAGGCGGCTCTGAGGGCAGCAGCCATCGCCAAGGAGAAGGGGATTGAGGGTGTGCACATAAAGGTCAGGGCTCCGGGTGGTAACAAGCACACAACACCTGGACCAGGAGCTCAGGCTGCAATAAGGGCTCTGGCAAGAGCTGGACTTAAAATTGGAAGAATAGAAGATGTGACGCCTATACCACATGATGGTACGAGACCACCAGGTGGTAAGAGGGGCAGGAGAGTTTGA
- the rrp4 gene encoding exosome complex protein Rrp4 gives MRKIVLPGDLLSTNPRAAGYGTYVEGGKVYSKIIGLVDETDTHVRVIPLKGRYTPSVGDVVIGIVREVAANGWAVDIYSPYQAFLPASENPEMKPNKKANDVLDIGDAIIAKVLNIDPKMKVTLTMKDRICRAVRFGRIVAINPARVPRVIGKKGSMIKLLKGELDVQIVVGQNGLIWVNGDRRKVSIAEEAIYLIEEEAHTEGLTDRVAEFIKRRKADVGT, from the coding sequence ATGAGAAAAATCGTTCTTCCGGGTGATTTGCTCTCAACAAACCCCAGAGCTGCTGGTTACGGTACCTATGTTGAGGGCGGCAAGGTTTACTCAAAAATTATCGGTCTTGTTGACGAGACCGATACTCATGTGAGGGTTATACCCCTCAAGGGGAGATACACACCATCTGTGGGAGACGTGGTTATCGGAATAGTTAGAGAAGTTGCTGCAAATGGCTGGGCAGTCGATATCTACTCTCCCTATCAGGCATTTCTACCTGCATCAGAAAATCCGGAGATGAAGCCCAACAAGAAGGCAAACGATGTTCTGGATATTGGAGATGCAATTATCGCCAAGGTTCTGAACATCGATCCAAAGATGAAGGTCACGCTTACGATGAAAGACAGGATATGCAGGGCCGTGAGGTTCGGCAGGATCGTTGCAATAAATCCCGCAAGGGTTCCACGAGTTATTGGAAAAAAGGGGAGCATGATCAAACTGCTGAAGGGCGAGCTGGATGTTCAAATTGTTGTGGGACAGAACGGTCTGATCTGGGTGAACGGCGACAGGAGAAAGGTATCGATTGCTGAAGAAGCAATATATCTGATTGAGGAGGAGGCCCACACCGAGGGTCTAACGGATAGGGTTGCAGAATTTATAAAAAGGAGGAAGGCTGATGTCGGAACCTGA
- a CDS encoding DUF7288 family protein has protein sequence MDLRAQTFTLEGVAASLLLLVAVYTMFQSTVVIAPSWSDYANIQLKQLGYDILRVLDNSNGGNSSLIGMIENTTCSGGYLYTPPEFSSNLTKILDDIKAFGKLEILWVNGSKIEKAVLSDFNKTSTPDAVRVSRFVVVPELNNTCLGINTTKPKVLEVRLTLWRT, from the coding sequence ATGGATCTGAGAGCCCAGACTTTCACCCTCGAAGGAGTTGCAGCCTCACTACTCCTGCTCGTAGCAGTTTACACGATGTTCCAGAGTACCGTCGTGATAGCACCTTCATGGAGTGACTACGCCAACATCCAGCTCAAACAGCTCGGGTATGATATCCTGAGAGTTCTGGACAATTCAAACGGAGGTAACAGCTCGTTGATTGGGATGATCGAAAATACCACCTGCAGCGGTGGATATCTGTACACACCACCGGAATTTAGCTCCAATCTGACCAAAATTCTGGATGATATCAAAGCTTTTGGAAAGCTGGAAATTTTATGGGTTAACGGTTCCAAAATAGAGAAGGCCGTTCTTTCAGACTTCAACAAAACATCCACACCGGATGCGGTTAGAGTGAGCAGATTTGTCGTGGTTCCCGAACTTAATAACACCTGTCTGGGTATCAACACGACAAAACCAAAAGTTCTCGAGGTGAGGTTAACATTATGGCGGACCTGA